Proteins found in one Subtercola endophyticus genomic segment:
- a CDS encoding metallophosphoesterase — MKTAVTAAGVTAAAGVGAFAWGSLVERRLFTLRRVTAPVLAKGADPIKVLHLSDFHLAPWQEQKQRWIRQLANLKPDLVVDTGDNLGHVDSYDALAYALEPLRGIPGVFVNGSNDYWAPGFKNPLKYFLGPSRAPREPARLDLEREHDIFASLGWRDLNNKAASLDVRGTHIELFGVDDPHRRYDRLELISGALDDLREEESDDDNANENNTVSDRSTLTIGVAHAPYQRVLNSFVNHGAQVIFAGHTHGGQVCVPGFGALVTNCDIPRKQVKGLSLWRRGRRAAYLNVSAGLGTSIYAPVRFACLPEATLLTLTPAH; from the coding sequence GTGAAGACGGCCGTCACCGCGGCGGGTGTGACGGCCGCTGCCGGCGTGGGTGCCTTCGCCTGGGGCTCGCTCGTCGAGCGTCGGCTGTTCACCCTGCGCCGGGTCACTGCGCCAGTGCTGGCCAAGGGCGCCGACCCGATCAAGGTGCTGCACCTCTCGGACTTTCACCTCGCGCCCTGGCAAGAGCAGAAGCAGCGCTGGATCCGCCAGCTCGCGAACCTCAAGCCCGACCTCGTGGTCGACACCGGCGACAACCTCGGCCACGTCGACAGCTACGACGCACTCGCCTACGCCCTCGAACCGCTGCGGGGCATCCCGGGTGTCTTCGTGAACGGATCGAACGACTACTGGGCCCCCGGCTTCAAGAATCCGCTGAAGTACTTCTTGGGGCCGTCCCGCGCCCCGCGTGAGCCCGCCCGACTCGACCTCGAGCGCGAGCACGACATCTTCGCGTCGCTGGGCTGGCGTGACCTGAACAACAAAGCGGCGTCACTGGATGTTCGGGGAACCCACATCGAACTCTTCGGTGTCGACGACCCCCACCGCCGCTACGACCGGCTGGAACTCATCTCGGGGGCGCTCGACGACCTTCGCGAAGAAGAGTCCGACGACGACAACGCGAACGAGAACAACACGGTCTCCGACCGCAGCACCCTGACCATCGGGGTCGCCCATGCGCCCTACCAACGCGTTCTCAACTCGTTTGTGAACCACGGCGCGCAGGTCATCTTCGCGGGTCACACGCACGGCGGTCAGGTCTGCGTTCCCGGCTTCGGTGCCCTGGTGACGAACTGCGACATTCCACGCAAACAGGTCAAGGGTCTGAGCCTCTGGCGGCGCGGTCGCCGCGCGGCATACCTGAACGTGTCAGCGGGGCTCGGAACATCCATCTACGCCCCCGTGCGCTTCGCCTGCCTGCCCGAGGCGACCCTGCTCACCCTCACCCCGGCCCACTGA
- a CDS encoding thymidine kinase has product MAKLYFRYGAMNSGKSTALLQAAYNYEERGHRVLIAKPSTDTRGDHQIVSRLGVTREVDFLVDAGASLRDEFETRRAAVGGVSCLLIDEAQFLTRAQVDDALRIALVDNVPVLAYGIRTDFLTEAFPGSARLLEVAHSLEELKTICRCGRKAIFNSRLVNGRFVFDGDQVAIDGDSVTYESLCGACYLEESGGMLGGTLVAG; this is encoded by the coding sequence GTGGCAAAACTCTACTTTCGGTACGGCGCGATGAACAGCGGCAAGAGCACGGCGCTGCTTCAGGCGGCCTACAACTACGAGGAGCGCGGGCATCGTGTGCTGATCGCGAAGCCGTCGACCGACACGCGGGGCGATCACCAGATCGTGTCGCGGCTCGGCGTGACACGTGAGGTCGACTTTCTCGTCGACGCGGGCGCTTCGCTGCGTGACGAGTTCGAAACGCGCCGCGCTGCGGTCGGCGGGGTGAGCTGCCTGCTCATCGACGAGGCGCAGTTTCTGACACGCGCTCAGGTCGACGACGCGTTGCGCATCGCGCTGGTCGACAACGTTCCGGTGCTGGCGTATGGCATTCGTACGGATTTCTTGACCGAGGCCTTTCCCGGGAGCGCCCGACTGCTCGAAGTGGCGCACAGCCTCGAAGAGTTGAAGACCATCTGCCGTTGCGGGCGCAAGGCGATCTTCAACTCGCGCCTGGTGAACGGGCGCTTCGTCTTCGACGGCGACCAGGTTGCGATCGACGGCGACAGTGTCACGTACGAGTCGCTCTGTGGGGCGTGTTACCTCGAAGAAAGCGGAGGGATGCTCGGCGGCACCCTCGTCGCCGGCTGA
- a CDS encoding glycosyltransferase family protein, translating to MHRRFLWAAGLIIAGGVALRVALALSPGFVVDSDRAIVYLMAVHASHGDLTVVYWGQQYGGSLLSLVSGAVMAVVGESPYVVYGVVLAMMAASALLLCRLTRLALGRVTALVATALFMFPGTFLTRQTLDDGGFYMSTVLFALLAIWFAVDHPLRAPRWRMLGVGLSVGIALWCSPMGFALAAPALGVALYRRRRISTALLMLPGLALGAAAFAAGELQFRAAGSGWAQQVTLFDGAVERAHQLFFGLIPAGLPFGIGSLRAVVALVVLALIVVLLIGAFRDKSGITFAFAAGVVLLTVVLVLSGTTLIDAAARYVEFYLPALAFAAAAVIVRVSAGVAVLAGRGRAGSRDGEEGAGDDTVGEHADASESDGTAGAVTGAGVGTVGAAAGPGVGAARESAGPGDHGSDGTPGVSVPAPVPAPRPTPRRPARVLLGALATVTVVAAIVISVRGTYLIGSGTTQTGGSRGTIAAADTPSAAAVPVAGLRLFGGDAIAVDNLLEARGISAVWAAYWISYRLAAASGERVVAADIELRRYAPYVQRASAVDPAAVVEPTGSGAEQALSASTDLPYAERETVAGMTVFIYDHPVTAERLGRVIGMA from the coding sequence GTGCATCGGCGATTTCTCTGGGCCGCCGGCCTGATCATCGCCGGCGGAGTCGCGCTCCGTGTGGCGCTGGCGCTCTCACCGGGCTTCGTGGTCGACTCCGATCGTGCCATCGTGTACCTCATGGCCGTGCACGCTTCGCACGGAGACCTCACCGTTGTGTATTGGGGCCAGCAGTACGGCGGATCCCTTCTCTCCCTCGTCTCCGGTGCCGTGATGGCGGTCGTGGGCGAGAGCCCGTACGTCGTCTACGGCGTGGTGCTGGCGATGATGGCGGCGAGCGCCCTGCTGCTGTGCCGCCTGACCCGACTGGCGCTCGGGCGGGTCACGGCCCTCGTTGCGACGGCGCTGTTCATGTTTCCCGGCACGTTTCTCACCCGCCAGACGCTCGACGACGGCGGCTTCTATATGAGCACCGTGCTCTTCGCACTGCTTGCCATTTGGTTCGCGGTCGATCATCCGCTGCGGGCACCCCGGTGGCGGATGCTCGGCGTCGGTTTGAGCGTGGGCATCGCGCTCTGGTGCTCACCGATGGGTTTCGCGCTGGCGGCGCCCGCGCTCGGCGTGGCTCTGTATCGGCGCCGACGGATTTCGACCGCGCTGCTCATGCTGCCCGGGCTGGCGCTGGGTGCTGCCGCTTTCGCCGCGGGCGAGCTGCAGTTTCGGGCCGCAGGCAGCGGCTGGGCGCAGCAGGTGACGCTCTTCGATGGCGCGGTCGAGCGTGCTCATCAGTTGTTCTTCGGCCTGATTCCCGCCGGCCTGCCGTTCGGAATCGGGTCGCTTCGCGCGGTCGTCGCCCTAGTGGTGCTCGCGCTCATCGTGGTGCTGCTGATCGGGGCGTTCCGTGACAAGAGCGGCATAACGTTCGCGTTCGCGGCCGGGGTTGTGCTGCTCACCGTGGTTCTTGTGCTGTCGGGAACGACCCTCATCGACGCGGCGGCGCGGTACGTCGAGTTCTACTTGCCGGCGCTGGCCTTCGCCGCGGCCGCGGTCATTGTGCGTGTCTCGGCCGGGGTGGCAGTGCTTGCGGGCCGGGGCCGGGCGGGTTCGAGAGACGGCGAGGAGGGCGCGGGCGACGACACGGTCGGTGAGCACGCCGATGCGAGCGAGAGCGACGGGACGGCCGGCGCGGTCACTGGCGCGGGCGTCGGCACGGTTGGCGCGGCCGCAGGCCCGGGCGTCGGTGCTGCGCGTGAGAGCGCTGGCCCGGGCGACCACGGAAGCGACGGCACTCCCGGTGTGAGCGTGCCTGCGCCTGTTCCTGCGCCGCGTCCGACACCCCGTCGCCCGGCACGAGTACTTCTGGGCGCGCTCGCCACCGTGACCGTGGTCGCAGCGATCGTCATCTCCGTGCGCGGAACCTACCTCATCGGCTCGGGCACGACCCAGACCGGCGGCAGCCGAGGCACCATCGCCGCAGCAGACACCCCCTCGGCCGCCGCCGTACCGGTTGCCGGCCTGCGGCTTTTCGGGGGCGACGCGATCGCCGTCGACAACCTCCTCGAGGCCCGCGGAATCAGTGCCGTGTGGGCCGCGTACTGGATCTCCTACCGGCTCGCCGCCGCCAGTGGCGAGCGGGTCGTCGCGGCCGACATCGAGCTGCGTCGCTACGCCCCTTACGTGCAGCGTGCCAGCGCCGTCGACCCGGCCGCGGTGGTCGAGCCCACGGGCAGCGGCGCGGAGCAGGCCCTGAGCGCCTCAACCGATCTGCCGTACGCCGAACGCGAGACGGTCGCGGGTATGACCGTGTTCATCTACGATCATCCGGTGACCGCCGAACGGCTGGGCCGCGTCATCGGCATGGCCTGA